GCTAACCACTTAAGATTAAACAGAGCAATCATCCTTTCataatcattcatcattcaatCATTCATAAATCACTCTTCTGacgttttctttgtttgtgatGCCTTTACAAAgaaacattacaaacacaatACATCATGTGCATAGTTACAGGTGCGCTCTGGTAATTGGAAAAAATAGGGCTATACTGCAGAGGTCATTTCAGCTGACGACAGACAAAACAGTGTAGACCAGACTCTTTGATTTGCTACAGTGGTTTATGTACCTGCTGTACATGAAAATTGATAAGTCAGCAGAAgctatttctgtttgttttaaagaaatagCGACTAGTTTGTTGGTGTGCCAGATCTCAACTACCGTGCAGCCTAAAATACTTGCTATGTGAGTATCACATCTGcattattatgtaaatgtcATGTTATGTAAATGAATCTAATATCTGGTCTATAATATATAACAGGCAATTTCCTCCATGTTCCCCATATTTAgcagtgaaaaataaacaggaatTGAGTATTGGCAAAGGAAATGATCCAGTGAGGAAAGTGTTTGCAGCATCATCCCCAACATTGAAGAAACGCATTGGACAGAAGCTTACACCAAATGATAATGCtatgttatttttgtgtctatatatatacacactcacacaccattCAGCCACAACCAGTAACTGTTTTTAATGTGGTTCATTTggtgtaaatataaatacagtggtgtgaaagtATCAAAGGACAACATTTATTTCATAGTTTGTCATTATAtacatttggtttattttgtttcatatatCAACATCTTTGCCGGTGAGATGAGGCTCTCGGGATGTTGgtctgtctgtcatttgttCCAACACTTATTACCAGTTTTGCTTGTAATATTTGCTCTTATTCTGTTTCAGTGCTTTGAGCAGGTTGTTTGTATTATTTGCAGAGTCCATACTGTTCTGAACAGATGGGGAAATGTTTCTACTCTGTATGAACTTACTGTAATTTCTTCCTGTTGCTATGTTTTGTTGTATCTCATACAGTGTACAACcagaaatttgaaaaacaaaccctttaatgtctttttttcagccACTTTGTTTCTCAGCCCTGGCAACATCCTACAAACTTTGTCATTTATCTCCAAGAAATACTAccatcaaattaaaatacacGCTGTGTCTTTGCTAATCAACAATGGTAAACAGTCAAAAGGTGGAGGTCTGGGGGGATTCTTGGCACCCGGACAGATTATCCCATctcccttttgtttttacttcaaaCATGTTTAATAGCCagggacccagacgaattctgggagctaatttcatttgctctgtcagactacgtctggatcccctccattgtaAAAGGATTTCCCACTGGCAGAAATCCTGCTGGATCAATCACAACttattatctgataatgggcgcGGTTAATACCATGAAGCGGAGAGAaacgacttttgtaaacaaccaagatggctgccactgatgaacgagcatttgacttaaactTCCAGAAATTTTcgaatttctcccacaaaaactccaacagacattgtggaattaTCATCACAGACACCTCTTCTCTGCTGTAGTCTGTTTAAATTTTCGTGTCGCTCAACAgaagtgacatgttttgttgCGCTCACTGGTTGAGGTATATCTAATTGCGTacagaggcattttggtctgcgtcccTCGTTAATGCCTTTTGGTAATCGAAAATGAGCTGAGAGGTCAGTCAGGCTCTATGTGTTATGCAGTTTTGAGACACTTTAATTCTCACTCGCTTTTCAGAAATCCACTTCCTCAGTGGCaaaaaactgtcagaaacccCTGAAGGTTAATCTGGGCCAGTTGGTCATGATGTCATTTCTTACTTTAAGCATGATATTAATTGAGCATTTCAAACTGTTGTGTATATAATTAACGAGATTGTAAAACTTACTGCACATTATATGGAATATTACCACAGGCCATTTAAACGGTTTCTATTTAGATCACTGTAAATGTCTAGTATTCTGTATCTAGTcactaaaacatttaaaaaccaaaacataaatacattttaaagttgtaaatttaaatttttaaattatttaaattttaatatatttcaaaCGTAACCACACGGAATAAAAATGCTATAAATATGCTGTTGCTGTTCTGTGTTGTACAGCACTATAACATGAACTCTGAATACTCTCAGCCCCACTGTAGCAGCTTCTCCATAGACCGTAGTACGGTGATGCAGCATGCAGAACCACCACAACTCCCAAAGTGGAATCCCACCCCTGTGGATCATCATCTTCAAGACAACAGGTATATCTTTAAACctaatctttacattttttgtgaaattcTAATCTCAAACAGATGTTTTAtctactttttgttgttttttgaaacacatgcatgtttgttttcagtcaaCGAGCTGGAGAGGAATTCTTGAGATGCATTGCGGCTAATAAGCCTCTCCCAGATTATCTAAAGGGGGACATGGCATACAACCTTGCTGAGGCCTTAAAGTCGGCTAATGTCCTGAAAGATGTAGTCAAATCAGACCATGAGTTCCAGAAGCATGTGAACCGGAGCGGAAGTCGAAGCAGAAGCCGTGACAGAAGCCGTGGAAAATCTCGTGCTAAGAGCTCTGCGCGAAGCAGGAGCCGAGTGCGCAGCCGAAGCAGAGGAAGGAGTAAAAGTCACGCTCATGGCAAGAGTCGCGCTAGAAGCAAAAGCAGGGCAAGAAGCAAGAGCAGGGCAAGAAGCAAGAGCAGGGCAAGAAGCAAAAGCAGGGCAAGAAGCAAGAGCAGGGCAAGAAGCAAAAGCAGGGCAAGAAGCAAGAGCAGGGCCCGCAGTAAGAGTCGGAGCAGCAGCCGAAGCAGGAGGAAAAGTCGTGCACGGAGCAAGAGTCGGGTCAGGAGGTCCGAGTCACGAAGTAGCAGCATTGAAAAGAGCCGTGCTGCCAACTGTAATAATTGGACAGGGAAAAGTCTGTTGCAGGGACTGAAGATGGTCATGAACAGCAAGGAACTGGAAGAGCGGTTGCCTACCCTCAAAGACGCCATCTTCACTATTCAGGTAgagctcattcattcattaatctCTGGGTCCTCAGAAAACACATCCATTCAGCTACAGTTCCAAGAAAACGACTTAGAGGTGGTGATGCGATCAGTCAGTAGGTAAAGCAGAACCACACAGCACAGGCTACGTCCGTAATTTGAAaaacgtcctcctcctcgtcagaccaaagctgctttcagacattgtCCAGAAATTTTCCAGATGGGATGTATGTtagaacgcaaatgtctgcagatGTTGCCTCAGACATtctccagaacttttcctgcccagcccccttgtaaaatttcaggaaaatgagcaagtgagcccatgtgagaacacagcaggaaaatctcgtctgacttggacaatctcctgctgtgttcgtcACAGAaaatttcatgtctgaaaacagcttttgagTGCCTGATTCACCTTATTGTTTATTAGAATAGTTATCAATTACAGACCTGAATTTACCTTCGAAGGTAAACACAATCAGTGTTGCAAAGACTGTACGTCATTATTTCTCCAAACATTTCATCAGTAGCCTAGCAGCGTAACAATATAAGGGAGCTAGCATCTGTTAGGTTTAagttattttttactttttcctcttCACAGACGTCTGACAGCAAAAAGGTTCTGGATGAGCATGACGAAGCCATGAATTTGGCTTCTCTGGAAAACGACAGTATGCTTCTTCCCCACGACAGAGTAGGCAGTGACTTCTCCTGGCTCCAATCAACGAAGGAAGAGGACTCCACAGACAGGAAAGCTGAAGAACTTGAAGACGAGGAGTCGTTCCTATATGGGAATGAAGGCACTGGAAGAAAACCAACCACTAAATCCTCTACCGCCCTTTTCCCAGTGTTTTCTCAGACCGGAGAACATTCCAAACTGCATAAAATGGATGTTTCTGCTCCGAGCAGTCAACAGCATAATAAGAGCATGTCCGCACTCGGTAGCTTTGGGGATCTGCTCGACCTGAAGGTGCCTCTTCAAATGATTTCCTCTTTTAACCTGGACAGCGGTGATTATGAGAAGATCAGGAGCATATTAAGAAGTCAGGGCACAGCAGACATCAGCAATATCATGGCGAAGATGCAGGGGGAGAAGCAGCCGTCTCCTGCAGATCCAACAGCGGCGGCCTTCGCTTTGCCAGCAATGAAAAACCCTAATGTACAGCAAGCTCTGGAATCTCTACAGTCTCTGATAAAAGGTGACAATCCCCTATTGAACAAAAGATTCAACTGTTTGAGCATCAGTATTTTAAATTAGTCGTTTACTAACCATAAATACACATTGTGAACTACATCATCGATTGGTTTCATTATTGTGGAGGACGAGGACTTTTGGTTGTTCCagactttttaaatatgttcagctacaaataacatttatttttaacatttgttaaATCATTGCATTTCAATACAGCGTTAAGCAAGTTATTGAAACATAATTAGTTCCTAATCTTAACAGTATAAGGCTGCCTGTTGAACCTCTCGTCCATCAATCAATGGAAGAACCCAACCAAAAGCAACAATGAATTGATCTGACTATTATGGTTTCAGTGGCAACCTGGTTTCACAGTATACCATGGTATGAAAACGAATGGTTATCATCATTAGAAAATAGT
The sequence above is a segment of the Scophthalmus maximus strain ysfricsl-2021 chromosome 10, ASM2237912v1, whole genome shotgun sequence genome. Coding sequences within it:
- the si:ch211-195b21.5 gene encoding uncharacterized protein si:ch211-195b21.5 isoform X2, which encodes MLLLFCVVQHYNMNSEYSQPHCSSFSIDRSTVMQHAEPPQLPKWNPTPVDHHLQDNSQRAGEEFLRCIAANKPLPDYLKGDMAYNLAEALKSANVLKDVVKSDHEFQKHVNRSGSRSRSRDRSRGKSRAKSSARSRSRVRSRSRGRSKSHAHGKSRARSKSRARSKSRARSKSRARSKSRARSKSRARSKSRARSKSRARSKSRSSSRSRRKSRARSKSRVRRSESRSSSIEKSRAANCNNWTGKSLLQGLKMVMNSKELEERLPTLKDAIFTIQTSDSKKVLDEHDEAMNLASLENDSMLLPHDRVGSDFSWLQSTKEEDSTDRKAEELEDEESFLYGNEGTGRKPTTKSSTALFPVFSQTGEHSKLHKMDVSAPSSQQHNKSMSALGSFGDLLDLKVPLQMISSFNLDSGDYEKIRSILRSQGTADISNIMAKMQGEKQPSPADPTAAAFALPAMKNPNVQQALESLQSLIKATKEKREKGDGSGTPHTSDKHKSSDDGELKTEKQARMSKMESLMKEMEGLMKQDGLSFLTPVVGFYCQKCEEFIGDLSSAEKHAAIHQHTNSSSKMQVGQHAGQTTEGSKGHSHSISSGGGQRHPHPSDRRDHRNYAYQRDSGDHRNRRDQQQGWRSEQDNRGKVDDNCRNHREGPENISLKEEMSKERMLITVSRGLTPPNVKVKEGKVKKEQAIKGHGKVKVEQKDESSDGSEDCKVKKPKEKSSKKKKKKKKKKQKGVQS
- the si:ch211-195b21.5 gene encoding uncharacterized protein si:ch211-195b21.5 isoform X1, whose product is MYGPRKPAHGTPYGPPPPHGPPFSHRRPCGPAPPGHLPPGPFGPFSTPDSHFLQNRAPRERFMSPHCSSFSIDRSTVMQHAEPPQLPKWNPTPVDHHLQDNSQRAGEEFLRCIAANKPLPDYLKGDMAYNLAEALKSANVLKDVVKSDHEFQKHVNRSGSRSRSRDRSRGKSRAKSSARSRSRVRSRSRGRSKSHAHGKSRARSKSRARSKSRARSKSRARSKSRARSKSRARSKSRARSKSRARSKSRSSSRSRRKSRARSKSRVRRSESRSSSIEKSRAANCNNWTGKSLLQGLKMVMNSKELEERLPTLKDAIFTIQTSDSKKVLDEHDEAMNLASLENDSMLLPHDRVGSDFSWLQSTKEEDSTDRKAEELEDEESFLYGNEGTGRKPTTKSSTALFPVFSQTGEHSKLHKMDVSAPSSQQHNKSMSALGSFGDLLDLKVPLQMISSFNLDSGDYEKIRSILRSQGTADISNIMAKMQGEKQPSPADPTAAAFALPAMKNPNVQQALESLQSLIKATKEKREKGDGSGTPHTSDKHKSSDDGELKTEKQARMSKMESLMKEMEGLMKQDGLSFLTPVVGFYCQKCEEFIGDLSSAEKHAAIHQHTNSSSKMQVGQHAGQTTEGSKGHSHSISSGGGQRHPHPSDRRDHRNYAYQRDSGDHRNRRDQQQGWRSEQDNRGKVDDNCRNHREGPENISLKEEMSKERMLITVSRGLTPPNVKVKEGKVKKEQAIKGHGKVKVEQKDESSDGSEDCKVKKPKEKSSKKKKKKKKKKQKGVQS